Proteins from a genomic interval of Poecile atricapillus isolate bPoeAtr1 chromosome 1, bPoeAtr1.hap1, whole genome shotgun sequence:
- the LIN7C gene encoding protein lin-7 homolog C, which produces MAALGEPVRLERDICRAIELLEKLQRSGEVPPQKLQALQRVLQSEFCNAVREVYEHVYETVDISSSPEVRANATAKATVAAFAASEGHSHPRVVELPKTEEGLGFNIMGGKEQNSPIYISRIIPGGIADRHGGLKRGDQLLSVNGVSVEGEHHEKAVELLKAAQGKVKLVVRYTPKVLEEMESRFEKMRSAKRRQQN; this is translated from the exons acaTCTGCAGAGCGATTGAGTTGCTGGAAAAATTACAGAGAAGTGGAGAAGTGCCACCACAGAAGCTACAGGCATTGCAAAGAGTCCTCCAAAGTGAATTCTGTAATGCTGTGAGAGAG GTGTATGAACATGTATATGAAACTGTGGATATCAGCAGTAGCCCAGAAGTTAGAGCTAATGCAACAGCAAAG GCCACAGTAGCTGCATTTGCTGCTAGTGAAGGTCATTCTCATCCCAGAGTGGTTGAACTACCCAAAACTGAAGAAGGTCTTGGCTTCAACATTATGGGAGGCAAAGAACAAAACTCTCCAATTTATATCTCTCGAATTATCCCTGGAGGTATAGCTGACAGACACGGAGGCCTGAAACGTGGAGACCAGCTGCTTTCTGTAAACGGAGTG AGTGTTGAAGGTGAACACCATGAAAAAGCAGTAGAACTGCTGAAGGCAGCTCAAGGAAAGGTTAAATTAGTTGTGCGATACACACCAAAAGTCCTTGAAGAAATGGAGTCAAGATTTGAAAAAATGAGATCAGCAAAACGAAGGCAGCAAAATTAA